A window of the Patescibacteria group bacterium genome harbors these coding sequences:
- the rpmG gene encoding 50S ribosomal protein L33 translates to MSQDNLIKLECTECKRINYHSRKNKKTVKDRLELKKYCKWCRKHTVHKETK, encoded by the coding sequence ATGTCCCAAGATAACCTCATAAAATTAGAATGCACCGAGTGCAAACGAATTAATTATCATTCCCGGAAAAATAAAAAAACCGTGAAGGATAGGTTGGAATTGAAAAAGTATTGTAAGTGGTGTCGAAAACACACGGTGCACAAGGAAACCAAATAA
- a CDS encoding ISNCY family transposase — protein MTQELIAMSSKELSRYDIIKDLIAGKINGAEAARQINLSVRQIRRLKRKVNNSGAQGLIHGSRGRAGNRKIPDETIEKAKDFLKKKYADFKPAFAAEKLEENYGIKLSKEKIRQIMIAEKLWQPKPRKKNKEHRYWRPRKEACGELEQFDGSYHDWLEGRAPVCCLLAAIDDGKGEITKASFTTDEDVVPVFSFWQDYVSQHGKPLEIYLDKHSTYKVNARRLLDDSSALTQFERAMRDLNIAVIHAHSPQAKGRIERLFGTLQDRLIKELRLANISTIDEANEFLEKVFIPKFNAKFAVVPRSKNNLHRVLNKVEKENLEQIFSFQDTRIVNNDFTISYESRWYQLDEIQPATICRKDKVKIEKRLDGKIFISLRNKYLNFKELEKRPEKIKMKVKFLTKAEPAWKPPIDHPWRKPFIFSPQYARQLKVEPINV, from the coding sequence ATGACCCAAGAACTAATCGCTATGTCGTCCAAAGAATTATCAAGGTATGACATTATCAAAGATTTGATCGCCGGGAAAATCAACGGCGCAGAAGCGGCAAGGCAGATTAATTTATCGGTCCGGCAAATAAGAAGGTTGAAAAGAAAAGTTAACAATTCCGGAGCCCAAGGTTTAATCCACGGCAGCCGCGGCCGAGCCGGCAACCGTAAAATCCCCGATGAGACAATTGAAAAAGCCAAAGATTTTTTAAAGAAAAAGTATGCTGATTTCAAGCCCGCTTTCGCGGCGGAGAAATTGGAAGAGAATTATGGGATAAAATTATCTAAAGAAAAGATTAGACAAATAATGATAGCGGAAAAATTATGGCAGCCGAAACCAAGAAAGAAAAATAAGGAGCATCGATATTGGCGACCAAGGAAAGAGGCCTGCGGCGAGCTGGAACAATTCGACGGTTCTTACCATGATTGGCTTGAAGGCCGAGCGCCGGTGTGCTGTCTTCTGGCGGCAATTGATGACGGCAAAGGCGAGATAACCAAAGCCAGCTTTACCACTGACGAGGACGTTGTCCCGGTTTTCTCCTTTTGGCAAGATTATGTCAGCCAACACGGCAAACCCCTTGAAATCTACTTGGATAAGCATTCTACCTACAAAGTCAATGCCAGGCGCCTCTTAGACGACTCCAGCGCCTTAACCCAATTTGAGCGGGCAATGAGAGATTTAAACATCGCGGTAATTCACGCTCATTCGCCCCAAGCCAAGGGCCGGATTGAAAGATTGTTCGGCACCCTGCAAGATCGGCTAATTAAAGAATTGCGGCTGGCCAATATTTCAACGATTGACGAAGCTAATGAGTTTTTAGAAAAAGTTTTCATTCCTAAATTCAACGCCAAGTTTGCGGTCGTTCCGAGAAGCAAAAATAATCTTCATCGCGTTTTGAATAAAGTTGAAAAAGAAAATTTAGAACAGATATTTTCGTTTCAAGATACGAGAATTGTCAATAACGATTTTACAATCAGCTACGAAAGCAGATGGTACCAATTAGACGAAATCCAACCAGCCACAATCTGCCGAAAAGATAAAGTCAAAATTGAAAAAAGATTAGATGGAAAAATCTTTATCAGTTTAAGAAACAAATATCTTAATTTCAAAGAGCTTGAGAAAAGACCGGAAAAGATAAAAATGAAAGTGAAATTCTTAACCAAGGCCGAGCCCGCCTGGAAACCGCCGATTGATCATCCATGGCGAAAACCTTTCATCTT